A section of the Plasmodium cynomolgi strain B DNA, scaffold: 0487, whole genome shotgun sequence genome encodes:
- a CDS encoding hypothetical protein (putative) codes for MVMLIKNFTYNCPIILNIKQRYICTNYFVKISDMEKIKNKKELYNFLEIYESIKKTLNNNNKGKKEKYCGYIKNLF; via the exons aaattttacatataactGCC caattatattaaatataaaacagagatatatatgcacaaattaTTTCGTAAAAATATCTGATatggaaaagataaaaaacaagaaagagttatacaattttttagaaatttatgaaagtataaaaaaaacgttgaataataacaataaaggcaaaaaagaaaaatattgtgGATACATAAAGAACCTATTTTGA